From a single Erpetoichthys calabaricus chromosome 1, fErpCal1.3, whole genome shotgun sequence genomic region:
- the LOC114649079 gene encoding inositol 1,4,5-trisphosphate receptor-interacting protein-like 1 — protein sequence MTSLMLCLLLLVGTPPGVKEPDTEDFRQQQEMKETFLHIMMVQLNQEFDYRSSVDITEDAGKTDGYKATERQDKWEVSILWSFLLGMVLLTVEFCRQDVYQNGMDFLRNNSNTLVCEWDEEDIEPRSLYSQLLSPHQLKALEDFYQTQVQIRLPRVHSKDCEFVEGLVDSLLDIIYDMHCGIVVEDCIGVGCMFEKWGGIRSSFVYDVLVPLQFPDEYTIHMETDDDFSIPPCKRGYGTIALVQKCSCTCSTRGMEGMLCLIHRKLTRQQQNNISLLESLLTSTGYFDAAIVLPWFGTMLQKAWSKVFYKYGFKISFSPSSPCKLMLVYPSNRSFSINIIPAVQYKYSQVYYVPLIPSPEVPTDIYWLQNFSIYEAQFLKLVTKSIPGISCHLKCLQTLIFLMECRSFQKADGTFLTSYHLKTVLLHLLVFQPPELWQANYFAERLCDILSFLGHSLDERWLSHFVIGNKVPIDNIPEVFSQAEPLNLFRPLVANKNLYLIAKNEYLELLSHVNSISGEEKIWKDYER from the coding sequence ATGACCAGTCTTATGCTTTGCTTGTTGCTACTGGTTGGGACCCCTCCAGGTGTAAAGGAGCCAGACACCGAAGACTTTCGACAGCAGCAAGAAATGAAAGAGACTTTTTTACACATTATGATGGTGCAGTTGAATCAGGAGTTTGATTACCGAAGTAGTGTTGATATCACAGAAGATGCAGGTAAAACTGATGGCTACAAGGCAACTGAGAGACAAGACAAATGGGAAGTGTCCATACTGTGGAGTTTTTTGTTGGGAATGGTGCTTCTAACTGTGGAGTTCTGTCGGCAAGATGTGTATCAAAATGGAATGGACTTCCTTAGGAATAACAGTAACACACTGGTATGTGAATGGGATGAAGAGGACATTGAACCCAGGTCTTTGTATAGTCAACTGCTTTCACCTCATCAACTGAAAGCCCTTGAAGATTTCTACCAGACGCAAGTTCAGATCAGACTTCCTCGAGTACACAGCAAGGACTGTGAATTTGTGGAAGGCCTCGTAGATAGTCTTCTGGACATCATCTATGATATGCATTGTGGGATTGTTGTAGAGGATTGTATCGGAGTTGGCTGCATGTTTGAGAAGTGGGGAGGTATACGGTCATCATTTGTTTATGATGTTCTTGTTCCCCTGCAATTCCCAGATGAATATACAATACACATGGAAACAGATGATGATTTCAGTATACCGCCATGTAAAAGGGGCTATGGAACTATTGCCTTGGTCCAAAAATGCTCCTGCACATGTAGCACCCGTGGCATGGAGGGAATGTTGTGCCTCATTCACAGGAAACTGACACGACAACAGCAGAACAACATTTCTTTACTGGAGTCTTTGCTCACTTCCACTGGTTACTTTGATGCTGCCATTGTCCTTCCCTGGTTTGGCACGATGCTACAAAAGGCGTGGAGTAAAGTGTTTTATAAGTATGGATTCAAAATTTCCTTCTCTCCATCCTCTCCTTGCAAGCTTATGCTGGTTTACCCATCAAATCGGTCATTTTCAATCAATATTATCCCTGCTGTGCAATACAAATATTCTCAGGTATACTATGTGCCACTAATACCCTCACCAGAAGTGCCCACTGACATTTACTGGCTTCAAAACTTCAgtatttatgaagctcagtttcTAAAGCTCGTCACAAAATCCATCCCTGGTATTAGCTGCCACCTAAAATGCCTTCAGACTCTGATTTTCCTGATGGAGTGTAGATCTTTCCAAAAAGCTGATGGAACCTTTCTGACCTCCTATCATCTTAAAACAGTGCTGCTACATCTGCTGGTCTTCCAGCCTCCTGAGCTATGGCAGGCAAACTATTTTGCAGAAAGGTTGTGTGACATATTGAGCTTCTTGGGGCACAGCTTGGATGAACGATGGCTGTCGCACTTTGTGATTGGCAATAAGGTACCAATCGACAACATTCCAGAAGTGTTCTCACAAGCGGAGCCTCTAAACCTCTTCCGGCCTTTGGTTGCCAACAAAAACCTGTATCTAAttgcaaaaaatgaatatttggaaCTGCTGTCCCATGTGAATTCTATAAGTGGAGAAGAAAAGATCTGGAAAGACTATGAGAGATGA